One stretch of Candidatus Omnitrophota bacterium DNA includes these proteins:
- the rpsP gene encoding 30S ribosomal protein S16, with amino-acid sequence MAVHVRLRRIGKNPKGQIHFRISVFDERKGRDSSCIEELGSYSPVSGQFKIKKDRLEYWVKNGAQLSATVKSLAKKASKEA; translated from the coding sequence ATGGCAGTACATGTAAGATTAAGAAGAATTGGAAAAAATCCTAAAGGGCAAATCCACTTTAGAATTTCTGTTTTTGATGAGCGTAAAGGCAGAGATAGCAGCTGTATAGAAGAATTGGGTTCCTATAGCCCTGTTTCTGGCCAATTCAAGATAAAAAAAGACCGTCTTGAATACTGGGTTAAGAACGGCGCTCAACTTTCAGCAACTGTTAAAAGTCTAGCTAAAAAAGCATCTAAGGAGGCTTAA
- the trpE gene encoding anthranilate synthase component I, producing MYYPTFQEFKKLAKSGNVIPVFKEINADLDTPVSAFLKLQKSDYAFLLESVEGQEKIARYSFLGSNPSLIFISKGRDIEIIHPHQNKSDRFVTDSTPLDEIKKVMKDFKAVLVKGLPRFYGGLVGYMGYDTVRFFEHLPDKNKDVLNVPDCVFILTDTILIFDHVNHKIKIVNNCILPNKGLKLSNIELLKVYNKALKKIESIRKEFCSAIIENDTIEEKSTKPAIAANLSKNEFIKIVTKMKEYIRKGDIIQAVPSIRFSLKFSKDSFRVYRNLRSLNPSPYMYYLKLKKIEIVGASPEMLVRCENGVVQTRPIAGTRPRGHSEEEDVLLAQELVSDEKERAEHLMLVDLGRNDLGRVSKIGSVKVSEFMSVEKYSHVMHLVSEVRGILDKTKYDIYDVMKAAFPAGTVSGSPKIRAMEIIDELENLRRGPYAGCVGYFSFSHNMDTCITIRTIVIKGNCAHIQAGAGIVADSVPEKEYYECVNKAKALIEAIIK from the coding sequence ATGTATTATCCAACATTCCAGGAATTTAAAAAATTAGCTAAATCGGGTAATGTCATTCCCGTATTTAAAGAGATCAATGCTGATCTTGATACTCCGGTTTCAGCTTTTCTTAAGCTCCAAAAGAGCGATTACGCTTTTCTTTTGGAATCCGTTGAAGGGCAGGAGAAGATTGCCCGGTATTCTTTTTTAGGAAGCAACCCTTCGTTAATATTTATTAGTAAAGGCAGGGATATTGAAATTATTCATCCGCATCAGAATAAATCCGACCGTTTTGTTACCGATTCAACTCCGCTTGATGAAATCAAGAAAGTAATGAAAGATTTTAAGGCTGTTTTGGTAAAGGGCCTTCCTCGTTTTTACGGCGGATTAGTCGGTTATATGGGCTACGATACGGTGAGATTTTTTGAACATCTGCCGGATAAAAACAAAGATGTTCTGAATGTTCCTGATTGTGTATTTATTTTAACTGACACTATTCTTATTTTTGATCATGTAAACCACAAGATAAAAATAGTCAATAATTGTATTTTGCCTAACAAAGGGTTGAAATTGAGCAATATAGAGTTGCTTAAAGTTTATAATAAGGCTTTGAAAAAGATAGAATCTATACGAAAAGAGTTTTGTTCTGCGATAATTGAAAACGATACTATTGAAGAAAAATCCACAAAACCGGCTATCGCCGCTAATCTAAGTAAAAACGAATTTATCAAGATTGTAACGAAAATGAAAGAGTATATAAGAAAAGGTGATATTATACAGGCAGTGCCTTCTATTCGTTTTAGCTTGAAGTTCAGCAAAGACTCTTTTCGTGTTTACAGGAATTTAAGAAGCCTTAATCCGTCTCCTTATATGTATTACTTAAAATTAAAGAAGATTGAGATTGTAGGAGCTTCCCCTGAAATGCTGGTAAGGTGTGAGAATGGAGTTGTCCAAACCCGCCCAATAGCCGGAACAAGGCCCAGAGGTCACTCTGAAGAAGAAGATGTTTTACTTGCACAAGAGCTTGTTTCCGACGAGAAAGAGCGTGCGGAGCATTTAATGCTTGTTGATCTGGGGAGAAATGACTTAGGCAGGGTTAGTAAGATAGGTAGTGTAAAGGTTAGCGAATTCATGTCGGTTGAGAAGTATTCTCATGTTATGCACTTGGTAAGCGAAGTAAGAGGAATACTTGACAAAACCAAATATGATATCTATGATGTAATGAAAGCGGCATTCCCCGCAGGGACAGTTTCCGGCAGTCCCAAGATCCGGGCAATGGAAATTATAGATGAATTGGAGAATCTGCGGCGTGGCCCTTACGCGGGTTGTGTGGGGTATTTTAGTTTTTCACACAACATGGATACCTGTATTACAATAAGAACAATTGTTATTAAGGGTAATTGTGCACATATTCAAGCAGGAGCAGGGATCGTAGCGGATTCAGTTCCTGAAAAAGAATACTATGAGTGTGTAAATAAAGCAAAAGCGTTAATTGAAGCAATCATTAAGTAA
- the hisA gene encoding 1-(5-phosphoribosyl)-5-[(5-phosphoribosylamino)methylideneamino]imidazole-4-carboxamide isomerase, with the protein MLILPAIDLKDGCVVRLVQGKFDNKKLYSRDPVKSAKHWAKQGAQFLHVVDLDGALTGEPKNLNVVKEIVSNIGIPVEFGGGVREIDTIKLLLKSGVQRVVLGTKAVEDEAFLKKVYLEFKEQIIVSIDAKDGSVQIKGWEASKKGIDVLTFAATLKNIGFKQIIYTDTQKDGTLTGPNILGIKQLLKETGLEIIASGGISCLEDLKKLKKLEKDGLVGVIVGKALYEGKFTLTEALKIS; encoded by the coding sequence ATGCTAATTTTACCTGCTATTGATTTAAAAGACGGATGTGTAGTAAGGCTTGTCCAAGGCAAGTTTGATAATAAAAAACTATACTCCCGTGACCCGGTAAAATCCGCCAAACATTGGGCAAAGCAAGGCGCGCAATTTTTGCACGTGGTTGATTTAGATGGAGCTTTAACCGGAGAGCCTAAGAATTTAAATGTGGTAAAAGAAATAGTCAGCAATATCGGTATCCCGGTTGAATTCGGCGGAGGAGTAAGAGAGATTGATACGATTAAATTACTTCTTAAGTCTGGCGTTCAACGGGTTGTTCTTGGGACTAAAGCTGTAGAAGATGAAGCATTCTTAAAAAAAGTTTATCTTGAATTCAAAGAACAAATAATTGTCAGTATTGATGCAAAAGATGGAAGTGTGCAGATAAAAGGCTGGGAGGCAAGTAAAAAAGGAATTGACGTCCTGACTTTTGCTGCAACTTTAAAGAATATTGGATTTAAGCAGATTATTTACACAGATACCCAGAAAGATGGGACATTGACTGGGCCGAATATTTTAGGCATAAAACAATTATTGAAAGAAACCGGATTAGAAATCATTGCCTCAGGCGGGATATCTTGTTTAGAAGATTTAAAAAAGCTAAAGAAGCTGGAAAAAGACGGGCTTGTTGGTGTTATAGTTGGAAAAGCTTTGTATGAAGGAAAATTTACTTTAACCGAAGCATTGAAAATATCATAA
- the hisF gene encoding imidazole glycerol phosphate synthase subunit HisF — protein MLTKRIIPCLDIKDARVVKGVKFLGLKDAGDPVEVAKAYDAQKADELVFLDITASFEKRKTLIGLVEDIAKNIFTPFTVGGGIGEVNDIRALLNAGAEKVSINTQAVKFPELISDAAVRFGSQCIVVAIDAKNTAPSNNPPKWEVFVNGGRTPTGIDAIEWAKRVCKLGAGEILLTSMDFDGTKDGFDIQLTKSITDAVTVPVIASGGAGKLEDFQEVFTKANADAALAASIFHYQEYTIEQVKKYLSEKGVLVRL, from the coding sequence ATGCTGACCAAACGAATCATCCCTTGTCTTGATATAAAAGACGCAAGGGTAGTAAAAGGTGTGAAGTTTCTCGGGCTTAAAGACGCTGGGGACCCGGTTGAAGTTGCCAAGGCATATGACGCACAAAAGGCGGATGAACTTGTTTTTTTGGATATCACCGCAAGTTTTGAAAAAAGAAAAACCTTAATTGGCCTTGTTGAAGATATTGCAAAAAATATTTTTACTCCTTTTACTGTTGGAGGAGGAATCGGGGAAGTAAACGATATCAGGGCACTTTTAAATGCCGGAGCAGAAAAGGTGTCAATCAACACGCAGGCTGTCAAGTTCCCTGAATTGATTTCTGATGCGGCTGTTAGATTTGGAAGCCAGTGTATAGTAGTAGCAATAGATGCTAAGAACACAGCGCCCTCTAATAATCCCCCAAAATGGGAAGTTTTCGTAAACGGAGGAAGGACTCCGACGGGTATTGATGCGATAGAATGGGCAAAAAGAGTATGTAAACTGGGAGCTGGAGAAATTCTTTTAACCAGCATGGACTTTGACGGCACAAAAGATGGGTTTGATATCCAGCTTACAAAGTCAATCACTGATGCGGTAACTGTTCCGGTAATTGCTTCAGGCGGCGCAGGAAAACTTGAAGATTTCCAAGAAGTTTTTACAAAGGCAAACGCAGATGCCGCATTAGCTGCTTCAATATTCCATTATCAAGAATATACAATTGAACAAGTAAAGAAGTATTTAAGTGAAAAAGGAGTTTTGGTAAGATTATGA
- a CDS encoding peptidoglycan-binding protein produces MNRKGLVMLVIASIFLLSGCATRKHLKMKEMDIQSLKNQVSVLESQIQSKDEEINSLKDALARAQEKPAEVAAIKHVSKKKVVGEVKSRPNIKQIQIALQNAGYNPGLIDGKMGKQTVDAIKMFQRNANIKATGHVNKRTWALLRQYLYKKTK; encoded by the coding sequence ATGAATAGAAAAGGGTTAGTAATGTTGGTAATCGCTTCCATTTTTCTTCTTAGCGGCTGCGCGACAAGGAAACATCTTAAGATGAAAGAAATGGATATCCAATCATTAAAGAATCAGGTTTCTGTTTTAGAGTCGCAGATTCAGTCTAAAGATGAAGAAATTAATAGTTTAAAAGATGCTTTAGCAAGGGCGCAAGAGAAACCGGCTGAAGTAGCTGCCATTAAACATGTTTCTAAGAAGAAGGTTGTAGGAGAAGTTAAATCCAGGCCTAATATCAAGCAAATCCAGATTGCTTTGCAGAACGCTGGTTATAATCCGGGCCTTATTGATGGAAAGATGGGGAAACAAACAGTAGATGCGATTAAAATGTTTCAGAGGAATGCTAATATCAAAGCTACCGGCCATGTGAATAAAAGGACATGGGCTTTGCTAAGGCAGTATCTCTATAAAAAAACAAAATAA
- a CDS encoding imidazoleglycerol-phosphate dehydratase, whose product MKKRVAIVKRKTKETDIAIELNIDGTGKSKIKTGIGFLDHMLELFSFWGHFDLDVLVKRGDFNIDIHHTNEDIGIVLGDAFKQALGDKKGIRRFGDASVPMEDAIANVAVDISGRGFFKGIESNLGPMSAKKDEDYSLEYANHFFESLAKRMGMNLNIILKTTNPDLHTNLEPVFKALGKALDEATQIDPRRKGIPSTKGVID is encoded by the coding sequence ATGAAAAAAAGAGTTGCGATTGTAAAACGCAAAACTAAAGAAACCGACATAGCTATTGAATTAAATATTGATGGGACTGGTAAGTCTAAAATTAAAACTGGCATAGGATTTCTTGATCATATGTTGGAATTGTTTTCATTTTGGGGCCATTTTGATTTAGACGTGTTAGTAAAGCGCGGTGATTTTAATATTGATATTCACCATACTAATGAAGATATAGGGATTGTCCTGGGGGATGCTTTTAAACAGGCATTAGGAGATAAAAAAGGAATTAGGCGTTTTGGCGATGCATCTGTGCCAATGGAAGATGCCATAGCTAATGTCGCAGTTGATATAAGCGGAAGAGGTTTCTTTAAAGGAATAGAATCGAATTTAGGGCCTATGTCAGCAAAAAAAGACGAGGATTATTCTCTTGAGTACGCGAATCATTTTTTTGAATCTTTAGCGAAGCGGATGGGGATGAATTTAAATATCATACTTAAAACAACTAATCCAGATTTGCATACTAATTTAGAGCCGGTTTTTAAAGCATTGGGTAAAGCATTGGATGAAGCAACACAGATTGATCCTCGTAGAAAGGGTATTCCTTCCACGAAAGGTGTTATTGATTAG
- the yajC gene encoding preprotein translocase subunit YajC, with protein sequence MPQAQAVNPIVNLIPFALIFVIFYFMLIKPQKNREKEHQKMLSNLKKNDEIVTTGGIHGTVINVKDKTLTLRIDENVKIEVEKNCVAYVKAQPGLAK encoded by the coding sequence ATGCCACAAGCACAGGCTGTGAATCCGATAGTTAATCTCATTCCTTTTGCCTTAATATTCGTAATATTTTATTTTATGCTTATTAAGCCGCAAAAAAACAGAGAAAAAGAGCATCAAAAGATGCTTTCAAATTTAAAAAAGAACGATGAGATTGTAACAACCGGCGGCATACACGGAACAGTTATTAATGTTAAAGATAAAACTTTAACCTTAAGAATTGATGAAAACGTAAAAATAGAAGTTGAGAAAAACTGCGTTGCTTATGTTAAAGCGCAACCGGGTTTAGCCAAGTAA
- the hisI gene encoding phosphoribosyl-AMP cyclohydrolase: MKKEKVSLNDFKFDKQGLIPAIVQDYKTNEVLMVAYMNKESLRRTIKLGKTCFWSRSRKEYWVKGLTSGHFQFVKSIAYDCDLDALLIKVRQVGAACHTGNRSCFYRKLK; the protein is encoded by the coding sequence ATGAAAAAAGAAAAAGTTTCGTTAAATGATTTTAAGTTTGATAAGCAAGGCTTGATACCGGCAATTGTGCAGGATTATAAAACAAACGAAGTCTTGATGGTGGCTTATATGAATAAAGAATCGCTTAGGCGTACAATCAAACTTGGGAAAACTTGCTTTTGGTCGAGATCCAGAAAGGAATACTGGGTTAAAGGATTAACAAGCGGGCACTTTCAATTTGTTAAATCAATTGCCTACGATTGCGATTTAGATGCTTTATTAATTAAGGTTAGGCAAGTCGGTGCTGCCTGCCACACTGGGAACAGAAGCTGTTTCTATAGAAAACTAAAATAA
- the hisH gene encoding imidazole glycerol phosphate synthase subunit HisH: MIAIIDYGMGNIHSVNKALELQGAKTIVSNKSKEILSAEKIVLPGVGAFDDAMEELKKKDLIYCILEVIKNGKPFLGICLGMQILFETSEEAKETKGLGVFKGSVKRFKEDKGIKVPHMGWNQLSKIADNCPLMNGVPDKSFVYFCHSYYPLPKDNKLVSTTTEYGINFASSVWQGNVFGMQFHPEKSQEIGLKMINNFVNL, from the coding sequence ATGATTGCGATAATTGACTATGGCATGGGAAATATCCATAGCGTAAATAAGGCCCTGGAGTTACAAGGTGCTAAAACCATAGTTTCAAATAAGTCAAAAGAAATTTTATCTGCCGAAAAGATAGTTCTTCCGGGAGTCGGAGCTTTTGATGATGCAATGGAAGAACTCAAGAAAAAGGATTTAATTTACTGCATCCTTGAGGTTATTAAGAATGGAAAACCATTCTTAGGAATCTGCCTTGGAATGCAGATCCTTTTTGAAACAAGCGAAGAAGCCAAAGAAACAAAGGGCCTCGGTGTTTTTAAAGGAAGTGTTAAAAGATTTAAAGAGGATAAAGGAATTAAGGTTCCGCATATGGGGTGGAACCAATTATCTAAAATTGCCGATAATTGTCCTCTTATGAATGGGGTTCCCGATAAATCTTTTGTTTATTTCTGCCATTCATATTATCCTTTGCCAAAAGATAATAAACTAGTGTCCACAACTACTGAGTATGGGATTAATTTTGCTTCCAGCGTTTGGCAAGGCAATGTATTCGGAATGCAATTTCACCCCGAGAAAAGCCAAGAGATTGGGCTTAAAATGATTAATAATTTTGTTAACTTATAA
- the secD gene encoding protein translocase subunit SecD, whose product MERRILYKSILILGIVGLCVYFGFPIQKRINLGLDLQGGMHLLLKVDTSNLNEKAKVDATDRAVEVIRNRIDQFGVRETSIQKQGEDEIVVQLPGVTDRNRAIDIIGKTALLEFKLVSNDAEKLKQAIAGTVPEGFELKYTQENNEPILLEKQAVLVGDALTNATVQFSQSEFNEPVVGLQFNAEGAKKFADITAKNVGRRLAIVLDGKVQSAPNIKEAIPSGEAVITGRFSIEQAQDLSLILRVGALPAPMQIEEERTIGPLLGQDSINKGFKAALIGVCLVFLFMAVYYLLAGVVSDIALFLNLLMVLGGLGMLPVLFPGISATLTLPGIAGIALSLGMAVDANVLINERIREEIRIGKPLRVAIANGYDKAFSAIFDSNLTTLIAAFFLFQFGTGPIRGFAVTLTIGLIASMFTAIVVTRTIFELLLNLGWIKSLPMLKLIKDTKIDFIGKRKICYALSLIIIIWGMTVLFKKGPSAYGIDFSGGQLQEYKFKTAVPIDELRTAISEAGFASATLQQFKEDPSVVLIKTPSYKGDIVTNKLKEKFPNQDVQMLRVESVGPIAGKHLADKAIMALIWSFVGILVYVTFRFKHFNFGIAGIIAIVHDVLIALGALAISGREIDLLSVTAFLTIAGYSINDTIVIYDRVRENMRIQRKSTLYELINLSVNQTLGRTILTSGVTLLVVIAIFLFGGEILSNFAFTLIVGFISGVYSTVYIASPLVIAFGGRKGSK is encoded by the coding sequence ATGGAAAGGCGTATATTATATAAGTCAATTCTGATTTTGGGAATTGTGGGGCTATGTGTTTATTTTGGTTTCCCTATCCAAAAAAGGATTAATTTAGGTCTGGATTTGCAGGGAGGAATGCATCTTTTGCTTAAAGTTGACACCAGTAATTTAAACGAAAAAGCGAAAGTTGATGCAACTGACAGGGCTGTTGAAGTAATCCGTAACAGGATTGATCAATTTGGAGTAAGAGAAACCTCTATCCAGAAACAAGGTGAAGACGAAATTGTTGTTCAGCTACCCGGTGTAACAGACAGAAACCGCGCTATTGATATTATTGGAAAAACCGCCCTTTTGGAGTTTAAGCTTGTTTCAAATGATGCGGAAAAGTTAAAACAAGCGATAGCAGGCACTGTTCCTGAAGGCTTTGAATTGAAATATACGCAAGAAAATAATGAGCCAATTCTTTTAGAAAAACAAGCTGTTTTGGTTGGAGATGCCTTAACTAATGCAACAGTACAGTTTAGCCAGAGTGAATTTAACGAACCGGTTGTAGGTTTGCAATTTAATGCAGAAGGAGCCAAAAAATTTGCCGATATTACAGCAAAGAACGTAGGAAGAAGATTGGCGATTGTTTTGGATGGAAAAGTGCAGTCAGCTCCTAATATTAAAGAAGCTATTCCTTCCGGAGAAGCAGTCATAACCGGCCGCTTTAGTATTGAGCAAGCTCAGGATTTGTCCTTAATCCTTAGGGTTGGCGCTTTGCCAGCTCCTATGCAAATAGAAGAAGAAAGGACTATCGGCCCTCTTTTAGGCCAGGATTCCATAAATAAAGGATTTAAGGCTGCTTTGATTGGCGTGTGCTTGGTTTTTCTTTTTATGGCAGTTTATTATCTTTTGGCCGGAGTCGTTAGCGATATCGCGCTTTTCTTAAATTTACTTATGGTTTTAGGCGGCTTAGGGATGCTTCCGGTATTATTCCCGGGAATTTCGGCAACTTTGACTTTACCCGGTATAGCTGGTATCGCTTTATCGCTTGGTATGGCAGTAGATGCCAATGTTCTTATTAATGAAAGAATAAGAGAAGAAATTAGAATAGGAAAACCTTTGCGCGTTGCAATTGCTAATGGATATGACAAAGCATTTAGCGCAATTTTTGACTCGAATCTTACTACTTTAATTGCTGCATTTTTTCTTTTTCAATTCGGGACAGGGCCAATCAGAGGCTTTGCTGTTACTTTAACTATCGGTCTTATTGCTTCAATGTTTACTGCGATTGTAGTAACCCGGACAATATTTGAGCTTTTGTTAAATCTTGGCTGGATTAAATCTTTGCCAATGCTTAAGCTGATAAAAGATACTAAGATTGATTTTATTGGAAAAAGAAAGATTTGTTACGCGCTTTCCTTAATTATCATTATTTGGGGAATGACCGTTCTTTTTAAAAAAGGCCCCAGTGCTTATGGCATTGATTTCTCAGGAGGCCAGCTGCAAGAATACAAGTTTAAAACCGCAGTTCCTATTGATGAATTAAGAACTGCTATTAGTGAAGCAGGTTTTGCTAGTGCAACTTTGCAGCAATTTAAAGAGGATCCTAGCGTTGTATTGATAAAAACCCCAAGCTATAAAGGTGATATTGTTACAAATAAACTAAAAGAAAAGTTTCCAAATCAGGATGTGCAGATGCTTAGGGTAGAAAGTGTCGGCCCCATAGCTGGTAAACACTTAGCAGACAAAGCAATTATGGCCTTAATCTGGTCATTTGTAGGTATTTTAGTCTATGTGACTTTTAGGTTTAAACATTTTAACTTTGGGATAGCTGGTATTATTGCGATTGTCCATGACGTCCTTATTGCTCTTGGCGCATTGGCTATTTCCGGAAGAGAAATTGACCTTTTAAGTGTTACTGCATTTCTTACTATTGCCGGTTATTCAATAAATGATACTATAGTTATTTATGACCGCGTTAGAGAAAACATGCGTATACAACGAAAATCTACGCTTTATGAGTTAATTAATCTAAGCGTAAATCAAACACTGGGGAGGACGATACTTACCTCTGGAGTTACACTCTTAGTAGTTATCGCTATCTTTCTCTTTGGCGGAGAAATCTTAAGCAATTTTGCTTTTACGCTTATTGTTGGTTTTATTTCCGGTGTTTATTCTACAGTTTACATCGCGTCTCCTCTTGTAATTGCCTTCGGAGGCCGCAAGGGCTCCAAGTAG
- the mfd gene encoding transcription-repair coupling factor, which produces MFKSLKLYLNLSINFEALHASLVDLGYKRQERVLEEGDFARRGGVLDIFPFTFELPIRIEFDNELIQHIRSFNPDTGEPLWEHKIAIILPIKKPSSLKTHSFKEEVPLSNFVDLNIGDYVVHNQHGIGRFLGIEKIKSGAKSKDHLVIEYDRQEKLYVPTDAMNLVQKYIAFHVRKPKLFRLGGKEWQRIKEKTRKGIQKLAWELLSLQAMRLSSQGFSFSKDVDWQKDFEATFPFKETPDQVKATSEVKENMESTKPMDRLLCGDVGYGKTEVAMRAAFKAVMDNKQVAYLVPTTILAEQHYQNFSARLKEFPVKVELLCRFKTQAEQKKIVEGLAGGSIDIVIGTHRLLSEDVLFKNLGLLIIDEEQRFGVKAKEKLKQLRLSIDVLTLTATPIPRTLYMSLMGAKDLSVINTPPQNRLPIKTVVVEYDEDLIKQAILREIGRKGQIYYLHNRIHDIERVKDKLKNWLPSNIRFAIGHGQMPAKILEKIMADFLRGEIDCLVCTMIIESGLDIPNVNTIIVEDADMFGLSDLHQLRGRVGRFNRNAYAYFMVRDKDVLDSPAKKRLNAIQEHTDLGAGFNIAMEDLEIRGAGNLLGIEQHGFIAAVGFDLYCRLLKEAITGFKNAGVFNDKQN; this is translated from the coding sequence ATGTTTAAATCGTTAAAACTATACCTTAATTTATCTATCAACTTTGAGGCACTTCATGCTTCATTGGTTGACCTTGGCTATAAAAGGCAAGAACGCGTTTTAGAAGAAGGAGACTTTGCCAGAAGAGGAGGCGTTCTTGATATATTTCCTTTTACCTTTGAGTTACCAATCCGCATTGAATTTGATAATGAGCTTATTCAGCATATAAGGTCTTTTAATCCTGATACAGGAGAGCCTCTTTGGGAACACAAGATTGCCATAATCTTGCCAATCAAGAAGCCGTCAAGCCTTAAAACCCATTCTTTTAAAGAAGAGGTTCCTCTTTCAAATTTTGTAGATTTAAATATCGGCGATTATGTTGTGCATAATCAGCACGGCATAGGGCGTTTCCTGGGAATTGAAAAGATTAAATCTGGTGCAAAATCTAAAGATCATTTAGTCATTGAATACGATCGTCAGGAGAAGCTTTACGTTCCGACGGATGCGATGAATTTAGTGCAGAAATACATCGCTTTTCATGTCAGAAAGCCGAAATTATTCCGGTTAGGCGGCAAAGAATGGCAGAGGATAAAAGAAAAAACCAGAAAAGGGATACAGAAATTAGCGTGGGAGCTCTTGTCATTGCAGGCAATGCGGCTTTCTTCACAAGGATTCTCTTTTTCAAAAGATGTGGATTGGCAGAAAGATTTTGAGGCTACATTTCCTTTTAAAGAAACTCCAGACCAGGTTAAAGCAACGAGTGAAGTTAAAGAAAATATGGAATCAACTAAACCAATGGACAGGCTTCTTTGCGGAGATGTAGGCTACGGAAAGACCGAAGTGGCAATGCGCGCTGCCTTTAAAGCAGTAATGGATAATAAGCAAGTAGCCTACTTGGTTCCCACAACAATCCTAGCTGAGCAACATTACCAGAATTTTAGTGCGCGCCTTAAAGAATTTCCGGTAAAAGTAGAACTTCTATGTAGGTTTAAAACACAAGCAGAACAGAAGAAAATTGTTGAAGGTTTAGCCGGAGGCAGTATTGATATTGTTATAGGCACTCATAGACTATTATCGGAGGACGTTTTGTTTAAAAATCTGGGGCTCTTGATTATTGATGAAGAGCAGCGTTTTGGGGTAAAGGCAAAGGAAAAATTAAAGCAGCTAAGGCTTTCAATAGACGTCTTAACTTTGACGGCGACACCAATACCAAGGACGTTGTACATGAGTTTAATGGGCGCCAAAGATTTGTCAGTTATAAATACACCGCCACAAAATAGGTTGCCTATCAAAACTGTTGTGGTAGAATATGATGAAGACCTGATAAAGCAGGCTATACTCAGGGAGATAGGAAGAAAAGGCCAAATTTACTACCTCCATAACCGAATCCATGATATTGAGCGGGTTAAAGATAAGCTAAAAAACTGGCTTCCATCAAATATCAGATTCGCGATAGGCCACGGGCAGATGCCAGCCAAAATTTTGGAAAAAATAATGGCAGATTTTCTGCGCGGAGAGATTGATTGCCTGGTTTGCACGATGATTATTGAATCCGGCCTTGATATTCCGAATGTAAATACAATTATTGTTGAAGATGCGGATATGTTCGGGCTGTCGGATTTGCACCAGCTGCGCGGCCGGGTTGGCAGGTTTAATAGGAATGCCTACGCATATTTTATGGTCCGCGATAAGGATGTGCTGGATTCCCCTGCAAAAAAACGCCTTAACGCGATTCAGGAGCATACTGATTTAGGTGCAGGTTTTAATATTGCAATGGAAGATCTAGAAATAAGGGGCGCTGGTAACCTTTTAGGCATTGAACAGCATGGTTTTATCGCAGCAGTAGGGTTTGATTTATATTGCCGACTTTTGAAAGAGGCAATTACGGGCTTTAAGAATGCCGGAGTCTTTAATGATAAACAAAATTAA